One segment of Haloplanus natans DSM 17983 DNA contains the following:
- a CDS encoding extracellular solute-binding protein yields the protein MTRDTKPNGSKRLSKRSRRRFLATVGATTVAGLAGCSGGGSGGGSGGGSGGTSTGEANSTPQKPNSITVRAWGGAWQDNLQQYVAKPFTEATGINVEFDNSTEEEMQGKIRTAIQQNRKPPVNVNWSLEKTSYRSYRMGLMEPLNPEIVPNVQGLLGASKPQVEGAEWPFVNLYSYTYALTYNTDQVTSEPKSWNVWWEDQWESSIGLYPGGHGVTPVVAKMTGTEMGPVEEMQPVWDKYQALKPNVGTIGDDSHLTQNLRQGEVSMAVMLPANIINAQDEGAPVEYTIPEEGARAGRDTMWIPTNQDEKYVYWGQKFINTAAAAKNLGPWAENLGVAPLHPEAEIPGWMKESVAFPTSEEQFNRMITVPLDLVVEYQSKWESKVSEMMQA from the coding sequence ATGACAAGAGATACCAAACCAAACGGGTCGAAGAGGCTATCGAAACGCTCACGTAGGCGGTTTCTCGCAACCGTCGGTGCGACGACCGTCGCCGGACTCGCGGGCTGTTCCGGCGGCGGGTCGGGTGGCGGTTCCGGTGGCGGTTCCGGCGGTACGTCGACGGGCGAGGCGAACTCGACGCCGCAAAAGCCGAACAGCATCACGGTACGTGCGTGGGGTGGTGCGTGGCAGGACAACCTTCAACAGTACGTCGCCAAACCGTTCACCGAGGCGACGGGCATCAACGTCGAGTTCGACAACTCGACCGAAGAGGAGATGCAGGGGAAGATTCGGACGGCCATCCAGCAGAACCGCAAACCCCCGGTCAACGTCAACTGGTCGCTGGAGAAGACCAGCTATCGCTCCTATCGGATGGGGCTGATGGAGCCGTTGAACCCCGAAATCGTCCCGAACGTGCAAGGGTTGTTGGGTGCGAGCAAACCGCAGGTCGAAGGCGCCGAGTGGCCGTTCGTCAACCTCTACTCGTACACCTACGCGCTGACGTACAACACCGATCAGGTGACGAGCGAACCCAAATCGTGGAACGTCTGGTGGGAAGACCAGTGGGAGAGTTCCATCGGTCTGTACCCCGGCGGCCACGGCGTGACGCCGGTCGTCGCCAAGATGACTGGAACGGAGATGGGCCCCGTCGAGGAGATGCAGCCCGTCTGGGACAAATATCAGGCGCTCAAACCGAACGTCGGGACGATCGGCGACGACTCCCACCTCACGCAGAACCTCCGGCAGGGCGAAGTTTCGATGGCCGTGATGCTTCCGGCGAACATCATCAACGCCCAAGACGAGGGCGCACCCGTCGAGTACACCATCCCCGAGGAAGGCGCACGGGCGGGCCGCGACACGATGTGGATCCCCACGAACCAGGACGAGAAGTACGTCTACTGGGGACAGAAGTTCATCAACACCGCCGCCGCCGCCAAGAACCTCGGCCCGTGGGCCGAGAACCTCGGTGTCGCACCGCTTCACCCCGAGGCGGAGATCCCCGGCTGGATGAAGGAGTCAGTCGCCTTCCCCACCAGCGAAGAGCAGTTCAACCGGATGATAACCGTGCCGCTCGATCTCGTCGTCGAGTACCAATCCAAGTGGGAAAGCAAGGTCAGCGAGATGATGCAGGCCTAG
- a CDS encoding glycerol dehydrogenase, with product MTRTFNAPSAYVQGRDVLDDVGTHLPFEGDRAVLIADETVMNIVADPLVASLDAEGFSVDHVTFRGSCTPAEIDRIAAHARDVDVVVGAGGGRALDTAKAVRSDVGARLVTVPTIASTDAPTSSLSVLYTEDDEFDDFRFHGVNPDLVVVDTAVVAGAPTRFLRSGMADAVATWFEADAAYRADATNVFDGRSTRTAHAIARTCYDTIREHGRGAVAAVERDAVTESVDAVVEANTLMSGLGFESGGLAAAHSVHDGLTRVEPTHHATHGEKVNVGTLTQLVLEGRETHTIHELIDFSLDVGLPVTLADVGLDAPTDDQLRTIAEATCEPFETIHNEPFEVTPAAVRDALVTVDELARKRKRRDERR from the coding sequence GGCGGTCCTGATAGCCGACGAAACGGTGATGAACATCGTCGCCGACCCACTCGTCGCGAGCCTCGACGCCGAGGGATTCTCCGTCGACCACGTCACGTTTCGGGGGTCGTGTACGCCCGCCGAAATCGACCGCATCGCGGCGCACGCTCGCGATGTGGACGTCGTCGTCGGCGCCGGCGGCGGCCGCGCACTCGACACGGCGAAGGCCGTCCGGAGCGACGTCGGTGCCCGACTGGTCACGGTCCCGACCATCGCCTCGACGGACGCACCGACGAGCAGTCTCTCGGTACTCTACACGGAAGACGACGAGTTCGACGACTTTCGGTTCCACGGCGTGAACCCCGACCTCGTGGTGGTCGACACCGCAGTCGTCGCCGGCGCTCCGACGCGCTTTCTCCGGTCGGGGATGGCCGACGCCGTCGCGACGTGGTTCGAAGCGGACGCGGCGTATCGGGCCGACGCCACGAACGTCTTCGACGGCCGCTCGACACGAACCGCCCACGCCATCGCACGGACGTGTTACGACACGATTCGGGAACACGGCCGCGGAGCCGTTGCCGCCGTCGAACGCGACGCCGTCACGGAGAGCGTCGACGCCGTCGTCGAGGCCAACACGCTCATGAGCGGACTCGGCTTCGAGAGCGGGGGGCTCGCGGCCGCCCACTCCGTTCACGACGGCCTCACGCGCGTCGAACCCACACACCACGCGACCCACGGCGAGAAGGTCAACGTCGGAACGCTCACGCAACTCGTCCTCGAAGGCCGTGAGACCCACACGATTCACGAGTTGATCGACTTCTCGCTCGACGTGGGGCTACCGGTGACGTTGGCCGACGTTGGCCTCGATGCGCCGACGGACGACCAACTGCGAACGATTGCGGAGGCGACGTGCGAACCGTTCGAGACGATTCACAACGAACCGTTCGAGGTGACGCCCGCCGCGGTGAGAGACGCACTCGTGACTGTGGACGAACTCGCACGGAAGCGAAAGCGTCGAGACGAGCGTCGTTGA